From one Paenibacillus terrae HPL-003 genomic stretch:
- a CDS encoding DUF3800 domain-containing protein, whose product MSFHLYFDEANKIDQPGKAFSYYGAYGGMDTTMANITKAIRDIYTSLNTQSELHFTEYNHDQYLKKYFKVLNYVINQNININIIIVNNQNAHSIAQQMNLTMLELRGLLYIKIPERLFYGVTRHLNLPNNIDVKIRVDRNDEYKVLRLYSKIKEQMNAHSVYRNRRYTIESVRSQKSHESIPLQIIDTFMGIIVFLMEQGYTENSDASMIKSDLIYRFLSEGQNTERFQDQIKLFQWDGSDMLSDLPVSNYISRFMVHKTQFDIKEITKLNSLLIRDPDRTTREYRELMGYPNTRLRMMLGYKDEIEGRGRNSFLLA is encoded by the coding sequence ATGAGTTTTCATTTGTATTTTGATGAAGCTAACAAAATTGATCAACCGGGAAAAGCTTTCTCATACTATGGTGCCTATGGTGGAATGGACACCACCATGGCTAACATAACCAAAGCGATCAGAGATATCTACACATCTCTAAATACACAGAGTGAACTTCACTTTACAGAATATAATCATGATCAGTATTTAAAAAAATACTTCAAAGTGCTTAACTATGTTATCAATCAAAACATAAATATCAATATCATTATTGTTAACAATCAGAATGCACATTCAATTGCTCAGCAGATGAATTTAACCATGCTTGAGCTTCGAGGATTGTTATACATAAAGATTCCTGAGAGGCTATTTTATGGGGTGACCCGCCATTTAAACTTACCTAATAATATTGATGTAAAAATAAGGGTGGACCGTAACGATGAATATAAAGTATTGAGATTATACTCAAAAATTAAAGAGCAAATGAATGCACATTCTGTATACAGAAACCGAAGATATACAATTGAATCAGTTCGTTCACAGAAATCCCATGAATCCATTCCGTTGCAAATTATAGATACTTTTATGGGTATAATTGTATTCTTGATGGAGCAAGGTTATACAGAAAACTCTGACGCTTCGATGATTAAAAGTGACTTAATTTACCGATTTTTATCAGAAGGTCAGAACACTGAAAGATTCCAGGATCAGATTAAGTTATTTCAATGGGATGGTAGTGATATGTTGTCGGATTTACCTGTAAGTAATTATATATCAAGGTTTATGGTTCACAAAACGCAATTTGATATTAAAGAGATAACTAAGTTGAATTCCTTATTAATTAGAGACCCAGACCGGACTACCAGAGAATACAGGGAGCTAATGGGGTATCCCAATACGAGATTGCGGATGATGTTAGGTTATAAAGATGAAATAGAAGGCCGAGGGAGGAATTCGTTCTTATTAGCTTAA
- a CDS encoding AbrB/MazE/SpoVT family DNA-binding domain-containing protein — protein sequence MKSTGMTRPLDSLGRIVIPKEMRISMDFNMGDPVEIFADEETGILALRKYTGVTCKMCGSAEQLTYFRDSFICGECIRDLKDGTDFSPITRPSKSAFSNGERPMKQSKRLRRSTQQMIESLKELMQKQPNAAQHEYAKILEVSQARISQLKKML from the coding sequence TTGAAAAGTACAGGTATGACACGTCCCTTAGATTCGTTAGGTCGTATCGTCATTCCCAAAGAGATGCGTATCTCAATGGATTTCAATATGGGTGATCCTGTTGAGATTTTTGCTGATGAGGAAACGGGTATTCTCGCCTTACGAAAATATACCGGGGTGACGTGTAAAATGTGTGGTTCGGCGGAGCAATTGACTTATTTTAGAGACAGCTTTATTTGTGGGGAGTGTATTCGTGATTTGAAGGATGGTACGGATTTCAGCCCCATCACAAGGCCGTCCAAATCGGCTTTCTCCAACGGGGAAAGACCAATGAAGCAATCCAAACGTCTGCGCCGTTCGACGCAGCAGATGATCGAAAGCCTAAAGGAATTGATGCAAAAGCAACCCAATGCAGCACAGCACGAATATGCAAAGATTCTTGAGGTTTCCCAAGCCCGTATATCCCAGCTCAAAAAAATGCTATAA
- a CDS encoding helix-turn-helix domain-containing protein — translation MNHTTTIRAELDTYMKNNGLNITQLGRLAGLNAGTVSTLVNGNRTFSVDQLDRITAVMGHPRGHYYKQYMQEYLTDITPNWRRVRPFLYNCAELDKLDCIQQMADLLMDNLVYSVLLFNVAEDFFKDGKHAAAAILYESVAISERKQYSERLALCQYRLFTINIGDDQNQNFEAACHFHPFVERLDEIDQLDALKDLANVYRSLRQWAKVDKTVRKMRDKAKIQYSLDHRQNKRKKRDLHKKASRPMFVYIAYADLLCASVCEAQGDYRQALQHTYAYADLSWVKETDEDTQHWIKLFQHWAQVNIYVNKLLSGDVSVLSDYVEYIRTPPNKSEKELVTELLNIMMAANRYQIDVDDILQRFEKEIDSFAHQQSSTDMYTQQVIPEQFARLGYELAYYYLYKGMYSVGFKYLKDALVKANILNNKIYFINCTGLFEHFRMYFASEIHSQYQNLIEKVWLENVKKNGASSSRN, via the coding sequence GTGAACCATACAACCACGATTCGAGCAGAGCTTGATACATACATGAAGAACAACGGACTGAACATTACCCAACTTGGACGACTAGCAGGATTAAATGCAGGTACAGTGAGTACCTTGGTAAATGGAAATCGTACGTTTTCCGTCGATCAACTGGATCGGATTACGGCAGTTATGGGACATCCCCGAGGGCATTATTACAAGCAATATATGCAGGAATATTTAACGGATATCACGCCTAACTGGCGGAGGGTCAGACCTTTTTTGTATAATTGTGCCGAGTTGGACAAGCTGGACTGTATCCAGCAAATGGCCGACTTGTTAATGGACAATCTGGTGTATTCCGTATTGCTGTTTAATGTGGCAGAAGACTTCTTCAAAGACGGCAAACATGCGGCGGCAGCCATTCTTTACGAGAGTGTAGCGATCAGCGAGAGAAAGCAATATTCGGAACGACTGGCCCTTTGCCAGTATCGTTTGTTTACGATTAACATCGGAGATGACCAAAATCAAAATTTCGAGGCAGCATGTCATTTTCATCCCTTCGTAGAGCGGCTTGATGAAATAGACCAGCTTGATGCGCTGAAAGACCTGGCGAATGTGTATCGTTCCTTGCGTCAGTGGGCGAAGGTTGATAAGACAGTTCGAAAAATGCGGGATAAAGCCAAAATCCAATACTCCCTAGACCATCGTCAGAATAAGCGAAAGAAAAGGGACCTTCACAAAAAGGCGAGCCGACCCATGTTTGTATACATCGCTTACGCTGATTTGTTATGCGCAAGTGTTTGTGAAGCACAGGGAGATTATAGGCAGGCATTACAACATACTTACGCGTATGCTGATCTAAGCTGGGTTAAAGAGACGGACGAGGATACTCAGCATTGGATAAAGCTGTTCCAGCATTGGGCACAAGTTAATATCTATGTAAACAAGCTTCTATCTGGAGATGTAAGTGTGCTCTCTGATTATGTGGAGTATATTCGTACTCCTCCGAATAAATCCGAAAAAGAATTGGTTACAGAGCTTTTGAATATTATGATGGCAGCTAACCGCTATCAAATAGATGTGGATGATATACTTCAACGATTTGAAAAGGAGATTGATTCTTTTGCTCACCAGCAATCCTCTACTGATATGTATACTCAACAAGTGATACCAGAGCAGTTTGCGCGTCTTGGATATGAATTGGCTTATTACTATTTATATAAAGGGATGTATTCTGTTGGGTTTAAATACTTAAAGGATGCTTTAGTAAAAGCGAATATACTGAATAATAAAATATATTTTATAAACTGTACGGGACTATTTGAACATTTCAGAATGTATTTTGCCTCTGAAATACATTCACAGTATCAAAATCTGATTGAAAAGGTGTGGTTAGAGAATGTTAAGAAAAATGGTGCTTCTAGTAGTCGCAACTAG